A single genomic interval of Pseudochaenichthys georgianus chromosome 3, fPseGeo1.2, whole genome shotgun sequence harbors:
- the LOC117464023 gene encoding mothers against decapentaplegic homolog 6-like, translating to MFKSKRAGLVRRLWRSRLVTESDGRDGSRRGEGRRDGPCGRHSGKLHRHEQRPVTHTDPAPGLTGEAVDLTESPEREEEEQPDDDRAAGAMCVSEHRGAHRGQEGDGRTVTCCLFGEWDIRPRSPYWGPRKDGGGACQCAPRHTGLEEELASTAHAFLKRLKEKSLDTLVKAVETRGGIPSECVMVPSSELRLGAQHISPHDLLCKVYRWSDLPLSGRLKTLSHCQSFGAGDGAKVCCNPYHYSRLCGPESPPPPYSLSRSDEHKPLDSNLSYTEPVPPLTSNPPPPTPRDYTDTGTSIGSSTSSGHRSHWCSVAYWEQRTRVGRLYPAYEPSLNIFYDLPQGTGLCLGQLHANAYHSRREDPGSHSTAGLHGHPRHGSGGSSSSSSSSSSSGVQQIRSKIGHGIVLSREPDGVWLYNRSKHPVFVHSPTLDPPRARVLSVKRVMPGFSLKVFDYEHSSWMAQHGVKPECQEGPWDPHSVRISFAKGWGPCYSRQFITSCPCWLEVLLNNHR from the exons GAGAGCGACGGGCGGGATGGAAGCAGACGAGGTGAGGGGAGACGGGACGGGCCGTGTGGCAGACACTCAGGAAAGCTCCACAGACACGAGCAGCGGCCGGTGACACACACTGACCCGGCTCCGGGACTCACGGGGGAGGCTGTAGACCTGACGGAGAGCCccgagagggaggaagaggagcagccTGACGATGACCGTGCTGCGGGGGCCATGTGCGTCTCGGAGCATAGAGGCGCTCACCGGGGACAGGAGGGCGACGGTAGGACGGTGACGTGTTGTTTGTTTGGGGAATGGGATATCAGACCTCGGAGCCCGTATTGGGGCCCGAGGAAAGACGGAGGGGGCGCTTGTCAGTGCGCACCGAGGCATACGGGGCTGGAGGAGGAACTTGCGAGCACTGCTCATGCCTTTTTGAAAAGACTCAAGGAGAAATCTCTGGATACTTTGGTGAAGGCTGTGGAGACCAGAGGAGGGATACCCAGTGAGTGTGTCATGGTGCCGAGCAGTGAGCTGCGGCTCGGGGCTCAGCACATCTCTCCGCACGACCTCCTGTGTAAGGTGTACCGCTGGAGCGACCTGCCTCTCTCAGGCCGCCTCAAAACGCTCAGCCACTGCCAGAGCTTCGGCGCAGGGGACGGGGCAAAGGTGTGCTGCAACCCCTATCACTACAGCCGCCTATGTGGGCCAG AATCACCTCCTCCCCCATACTCTCTGTCCCGTTCAGACGAACACAAGCCACTGG ACTCAAATCTGTCTTACACtgaacctgtgccccccctCACCTCCAATCCGCCTCCCCCGACGCCAAGAGACTACACAg ACACTGGTACCTCCATCGGCTCTTCGACTTCCAGCGGACATCGCTCTCACTGGTGCAGCGTTGCCTACTGGGAGCAGCGCACACGTGTTGGTCGCCTTTATCCAGCCTACGAGCCCTCGCTCAACATCTTCTATGACCTACCTCAGGGCACGGGCCTCTGCCTGGGCCAGCTCCACGCCAACGCCTACCACAGCCGCCGCGAGGACCCGGGCAGCCACAGCACGGCAGGTCTGCACGGACACCCCCGCCATGGAAGCGGAGGgagtagcagtagcagcagcagcagcagcagcagcggtgtGCAACAGATACGCAGTAAAATCGGACACGGAATCGTGCTGAGCCGCGAGCCGGACGGAGTGTGGCTTTACAATCGCAGCAAGCACCCAGTGTTTGTACACTCGCCCACCCTGGACCCCCCCAGGGCTCGAGTGCTGAGTGTGAAGAGGGTGATGCCGGGCTTCTCCCTCAAAGTGTTTGACTATGAGCACTCCAGCTGGATGGCGCAGCACGGCGTGAAGCCTGAGTGCCAGGAGGGGCCCTGGGACCCCCACAGTGTTCGCATTAGTTTTGCTAAAGGATGGGGCCCCTGCTACTCCAGACAGTTCATTACTTCCTGCCCGTGCTGGCTGGAGGTGCTGCTCAACAACCACagatag